The genomic DNA CCTCGTCGCCAAGGGCGCGATCTCCGGGCGGGCCAACGGCGTCGCGATCGCCGGCGACTTCATCTCGGCGGCGACCTTCCTCGGCACCACCGGCGCCATCGCGCTGGGCGGGTTCAACGGCTTCTACCTCGCCGTCTACATCCCCATCGCCTACCTGCTGTGCATGCTGCTGGTCGCCGAGCCGCTGCGAAACCTGGGCAAGTTCACCCTCGGTGACGTCCTCGCCACGCGGTTCCCCGGCAACAACGTGCGCGGCGTCATCGCGACGGCCTCGATCGTCGTGTCGCTGCTCTACATCGTCGCCCAGTTCGTCGGCGCGGCCCTGCTGATCCAGCTGCTGTTCGGCATCGAATACTGGATCGCGGCCGTCGCCATCGGCGTCCTGACGCTCGTCTACACGCTGTTCGGCGGCATGATCGCGACCACCTACATCCAGATCGTGAAGACCGCGATCCTGCTCTTCTGCGGCGCGCTGCTCCTGGTGCTCGTGCTGAGCAAGTTCGGCTGGAACCCCATGAACGTCTTCCAGCAGGCGGCCGGGGCCCTGCCGAACAACAAGGCGATCCTGCCGACGCGGGCCGGGACGGTCCCGCAGTGGGAGCAGTTCTCGATGATCTTCGGGGTCACCCTGGGTGTCCTCGGCCTGCCGCACGTCATGATCCGGTTCCTCACCGTCAAGAACGGCGCCGAGGCCCGGACGTCGGCTGTGTCGGCCATCTGGATCTTCGCGGTCTTCCTGATCACGCTCCCGGTCCTGTCGTACGGCGCGATGCTCCTGGTCGGGCAGGCCGAAATCAAGAAGAAGAGCGCGGGCGGCAACCTGGCCGTTCCCCAGCTGTCGAACCTGCTCGGTGGCGACCTGCTGCTGTCGTTCGTCTCGGCGGTGGCCTTCGCGACCATCCTGGCGGCGCTGTCCGGCCTGGTCATCGCCACGACGGGCTCGGTCTCCCACGACCTGTACGCCAAGCTCCTCATGAAGGGCGACGTCGAGCACCACGCGCAGCTGCGCATTGCGCGCCTCGCCACGGTGGTCAGCGTGCTGGTGCCGGCCCTCATCGCGCTCGCTGCCCAGAAGCAGAACGTCGCCTTCCTCGCGACGCTCGCCATCGCGGTGGCCGCCAGCAGCAACCTGCCGGCGCTGCTCTTCACGATCTACTGGCGGCGGGCCACCGCCACCGGGGTCGCGGTGGGCATGGTCGCGGGCCTCGTGACCGCCATCGCGATCATCTTCATGAGCCCGGCCTTCCAGTCGGCGGACTCTGCGCTCATCAAGCTGAGCAGCCCGGGCATCTTCTCCATCCCGGTCGGCTTCCTCGTGATGTGGCTGGTCTCGCTGGCGACGCAGCCGAAGGGCGAGGAGCGCGCGCACGCCGACGAACTGTTCGAGCGCATCCACATCCAGGCGGTCACGGGTTACGACCCGCGGGCGCTGCAGGCCCCCGCAGAGGAGGTCCAGGCCGCGGCGCATCGGGCCTGACTCTTTCGCACACCGTTCCCCCGGGCCGGTCGACGCGTGCGTCGACCGGCCCGGGTGCGCTAGGGAGGACGCATGATGAGCAATTCGGACCGCACCACTCCGCCGACGAAGACCATCCCCCCGGGCGCACGGCTGGCCGAGGGGCGCATCCACTACGGCTGGATCGTCGCCGTCCTCGGCATGGCCACCACGTTCGCCTCCCTGGGCGTCGCGCGGTTCTCCCTCGGCATGCTGCTCCCGGCCATGCGGACCGATCTCAACCTGTCGTACACCGACATGGGCCTCATCAGCACCGGCAACTTCGTGGGCTACCTGGTCGCCGCGCTGGTGTGCGGTCGGATCGTCCGGGTGTTCGGCGCGCGGACGGTTATCGTCGGCGGTCTCGTGATGATCGCCGTGAGCCTGTTGCTGGTGGCCTCGGCCAGCTCCGTGGCCCTGGTGTGGCCGTTCTATCTGGTGACGGGTCTCGGATCCGGTACGGCGTACGTCGCCGCCTCCGGGCTCATTCCGCACTGGTTCTCCCGCCGCCTGCGGGGCCGGGCGGCCGGCATCCTCGTGATCGGCAGCGGGCCGGCCATCGTGCTGAGCGGGCTGCTCGTTCCGCTGGTGATCGGCCGCTGGGGAGCTCCCGGGTGGCGCACGAGCTGGGTCATCCTCGGGGCGATCGTCGCCCTGGTCGCCCTCGTCGTGGGGCTGTGGGTGCGTAACCACCCCTCCGAACTGGGGCTCGACGTCCACACGCACAGCGCCGACGCCGCCGCGGGCTCGGGCCACTCGGCCCCCGCCGCCGCGGCCCGCAGCGGAGCCGTAGCGGGCGCCTCAGCCGGGGCCGCGAAGAGCCTCTCGCGGGGCGCGCTGCGGCCCATGCTGCACCTCGGCGCCATCTACTTCCTCTTCGGATGCACGTACGTCGTGTACATCACCTTCATCGTCACCGCGCTGGTCCAGGAGCACGGCTTCAGCCAGCGCGAGGCGGGGTTCTTCTGGGTCATCGTCGGGGCATGCAGCATGTTGTCGGGCCCGCCGTTCGGGGCGCTGTCCGACCGGGCCGGCCGGGGGATCGGCCTCGCCACGGTGTTTGCCCTGCACGGCCTCTCCTACGTGGCCATCAGCCAGTCCCTGCCGTTGTGGGGGGTCTACGCCTCGGTGATCCTGTTCGGGGTGGCCGCCTTCGCGATCCCCGGCATCATGGTGGCGGCGGTGGGGGACTACCTGCCGCCGACGGCGGCCGCGAGCGTGTTCGGCACGCTGACCGTGGCCTTCGGCATCGGCCAGGCCGTCGGCCCGGTCGTGGCCGGGGCTATCGCCGAACGCACCGGAGGCTTCTCCGCGGCCTTCGTCCTCGCGGCGGTGCTGGCCGCTGTGGGTCTCGCGCTGTCGCTGGCGCTGCGGCCCCCGGCCCAGCCCGCGTCGCGCTGACCAACGCGTGCTGTTCGGACTGACACCCTGACTGGGGCGTGATGCGTTCCGGGGCACCACATCGCGCCCCCGTCACCAAACGATGGCTCGCCGACCGGAGATCGGCGCCGCCCGAGGCAGCAAACCCAACGACGAAGCCCGGTGGCCGTCCGCGAGGACGACCACCGGGCCTGCGCCGTACGGCGTGTTCGGGTCACATCATGAGCAGGCCACCGGCGACCGGCAGCAGCGCGCCGGTGACGTAGCCGGCCTCGGCGGACGCCAGGTACTTGACTGCCTCCGCGATGTCCTCGCCCTGACCCATCTTCTTCATGGGCACCATGTCGATGACGGACTGCAGGATCTCGGCGGGCAGGCTGCCGGACATCTCGGTCTCGATCGCGCCGGGGATGATGCAGTTCACGGTGACGCCCTTCTGGGCGGTCTCCAGCGCCAGGGTCTTCGTCAGACCGAACAGGCCGGCCTTGCTGGCCGAGTAGTTCGACTGGCCGATACGGCCGGTCTCGCCGACGAACGAGCTGATGTTGATGATCCGGCCGTAGCCCTTCTCGATCATCGACGGCAGGGCGGCCTTGGCCATGAAGAACGGGCCGTAGAGGTTGGTCTTCATCACCTGGTCGAAGTCGAGCAGCTGCATCTTCAGGGCGGACCGGTCGCGCACGATGCCGGCGTTGTTGACGAGGACGTCCAGGCGTCCGTGGTCGCGGAGGACGCCGTTCACGACGGACTCGCAGTCCGCCGGGTTGGCGACGTTGGCCTGGCGGACCTCGATGTCGAGGCCCTCGCCGGACTTGGCCGATGCGGCGAAGGCGTCCGCCTCGCTGCGGTGGCTGTTGCACACGGCGACCACCTTGTAGCCGGCGCGAGCCAGCACCAAGGAGATGGAGGAGCCGATCCCCCGCGTGCCGCCGGTTACCAGAGCCACCCGGGCTTCGTTCTCACTCATCGCTTCGGTTCTCCATTTCTTCGTGTGTCGCTGACGTATACGTGCTGCGTGTGGTGAGGGATGTACGTCGGGTGCGGGGCGCACGGGGTGGGCCGGTCCGCACCCCCGAGATCAGGTGTGGATATAGGTGCCGGGGGCCGGCTCCATCGCGGGGTACTCCTCGCTGCCCAGAGTCTCGGGCGCCTGCTGGGGCGGTCCGGAGCGCGGGCTGAGCCACTCCACCCAGTCCTCCCACCAGGACCCCTCGTGTCGCTCGGCGCCCGCCAACCACGTCTCGTAGTCGCCTGAGGTGTCCGGGTTGGTGAAGTAGTGCATGCCCTTGTGCCCCGGCGCGGCGACCAGCGTCTGGACGTGGCCGCTGGAGCACAGCACGAACCGGCAGTCGCCGGAGACCATGTGCGCGGTGTGGTAACACCCGGCCCACGGCGTGATGTGGTCGGTCAGGCCCGCGACCACGTAGGTGTCCGTGGCGATCTGGCCGATGTCGATGGGCGTGCCGAGGATGTTGGCGGTGCCCGGCTTGGCCAGTTGGTTCTCGGTGACGATGTCGAGGAGCTGGTGGTGCAGGGCGGCCGGGAGGCGCGTGGTGTCCGCGTTCCAGGCGAGGATGTCGAACGTCGGCGGGTCATTGCCCAGCAGATAGTTGTTCACCCAGTAGTTCCAGACCAGCTCGTTCGGCCGGAGCCAGGCGAACACCTGAGCCATGCGCCACCCGTCGAGGTAGCCCGTGCGGCTCGACTGAAGCTTGGCCGCCTTCACTGTCTGCGGCGAGGCGAACAGCAGGATCTCGGCGTCGACCCGGCTGTCCAGCAGGGTGACCAGCATCGTCGTCGAATTGATGCGGGTCTCACCACGGCTGGCCAGCAGCGACGTGAGGATGGAGACCATCATTCCGCCCGCGCAGCCGCCCATGATGTTGAGGTCGGGCGACTCCGAGATCGAGCAGACGACCTCGATCGCGCGCAGGGCCGCGTCCGCGTACGTGTCGAAGTTCCAGTCGCGTTCCTTGGCGGTGGGGTTGCGCCAGCTCACGCCGTACAGCTGGATGCCCTGCTGGATGAGGTACTCGTACATGCTGCGGCCGGGCGCCAGATCCAGCGCATAGTACTTGTTGACCTGCGGCGGGATCACCAACAACGGACGGGAACCGACCGTCTCGGTCTGCGGCTGGTACTGGATGACCTCCATGATGTCGTCGCGGTAGACGACCGCCCCGGGTGTGACGGCGAGGTTCTCGCCGACCTTGTAGGGCGCCCGGTTCACCTGCGAGGGCATGCCGTGGTTGGTGCGCAGGTCGTGGATCAGGTTGCCGAGCCCCCGGGCGAGGGACTCCCCGCGGGTCTCCTTGGCCTTGCGCAGCGCGGCCGGGTTGAGCACCAGGTTGTTGGTCGGGGCCAGCCCCTCGCGGATGAGGTGGACGACGAACTCGACGCGCTCGACATCCTTCTCCGGGAGTCCGAGGCTCTCGACGAACGTGTCGATCTCCCCGCCGGCATAGAGGTACACCTGCATCAGCGCCTTGAGCAGGCGGGTGTCCTCCCAAGCCGGGTCGCGGAACCTCTTGTCAGTGCGGTCCGGCTTGATGGCCGAGCGTCCCGTCCCGATGCGGAACAGGCTCGCCGCGGTGCGCGGCGCGGCGCCCGCGATAGCCAGCGGGTTGGTGAGGGTCTTCTTGCCGAGGGTCAGCAGCCCGTCCAGGGCGTCCTTGGGCCCGAACCCCACGAACGGGCTGGGGCCGACCACGGCCCCAGCGCCGCCGGCGAGCAGCGCGGCCTCCTCGGCAAACTCCGGGTGCTCGACGGCGTCGTCGTCGGCCGTTTCGCCGCCGGTGTCGCCCGTTGCAGCAGCGTCGAAACCCTCGCGGTCCTCATCGGCCGCGATGGGCGCCGCCTCGCCGGAGGCCTGCAGATCCTCAACGGCGGCCGCCGGCACGTGGGCGGGCACCTGCGCGGGGTCGGAGCCGAGCTCCTTGTCCGTCGAGGAGCCCGACCCACGTGTCGAGGACATCAGGACAGCCGCTCCACGACGATGGCCATGCCTTGACCGCCGCCGACGCACATGGTCTCGACGCCGATGGTCTTGTCGGCCGCCTTCAGGCCGTTGAGCAGCGTGGCGAGGATGCGCACGCCGGTCATGCCGAAGGGGTGGCCCAGGGCGATGGCGCCGCCGTTGGGGTTGAGCTTGTCCCCGAACGGGTCGATGCCGATGCCGGTGGCCGACGGGATCACCTGGGCTGCGAAGGCCTCGTTGATCTCCAGGATGTCGATGTCGTCGGCCGTCATCTTGGCGCGGGCCAGGGCCTGCTTCGTGGACTCGATGGGACCGAGGCCCATGAGCTCGGGGCTCAGGGCGCTGACACCGGTGGAGACGATGCGGGCGATCGGGGTCAGGCCGAGTTCCTTGGCGCGGGTGTCGGACATGATGATCGTGGCCGCGGCGCCGTCGTTGAGCGGGCAGGCGTTGCCGGCCGTGATCCGGCCGGTCTTGCTGAACACCGGTCGCAGGCCGCCCAGGGACTCCATCGTGGTGCCGTCGCGGGGGCCCTCGTCCTTGGTGAACATCTCGCCGCTCGCCAGCGGAATCGGGATGATCTCGGCGTCGAAGAAGCCGGACTTCTGCGCGGCGACGGCGCGCTCCTGGCTGCGCACCGCGAAGCGGTCCATGTCCTCGCGGGTGATGCCCTCTTGGTCGGCGACCTTCTCCGCGGTCAGGCCCATCGGCATGTACGCCTGGTCCAGGCCCTCGGCGTTGCCGCGGTCGAAGCGGTGGTTGATGGTCTCCGGCTGGTCGGCGTAGACGCCGAGCGGGGAACGCGTCACCATCTCGATGCCCACGGCGGCGAACGCGTCGCCCTCGCCGGCCTTGATGGCGTGGAACGCCATGCGCACCGCCTGCAGCGAGGAGGAGCAGTAGCGGTTAACCGTGCAACCCGGCGCGTCGACGCGCGCGAGCATCGACACGATGCGGCCCAGGTTGTGGCCCTGCTCGCCGCCCGGCAGCGCGCAGCCCGCGATGACGTCTTCGATCTCGGTGCGGTCGAAGGCCGGGATCTTCTCCAGCACCTTGTCCAGCACGTACGCGCCGAGGTTGTCGGGGCGCTCGTTGACGAGCGCCCCCTTGCCGGCACGCCCGATCGGCGAACGGCCAATGGCGACGATGACTGCTTCAGGCATGGTCATTACTCCCACTCTGTCGGGGGTTCTTCGGTCAGGAACGCATTCGTAGGGTCAGGGAACGTGCTGGTCAGTCCTTGGCGCTGGGGCGGCCGCCGACGGTGGCGACGTCGAGCCCGCCCTGGGCGAGCTTGTCCCGGAGCAACTTCTTGTCGTACTTGCCGACGCCCGTGCGCGGCACGTTCTCGATGAAGGTCCACAGGTCGGGCAGCCACCACTTGGCGACCTTGTCGCCCAGGAATTCGCGCAGCTCATCCGGGGTGACCGTCGAGCCTTCGCGAAGGACGACGCAGGCCAGCGGCCGCTCGCCCCAGCGCGTGTCGGGGGACGCGATGACCGCGACCTCCTTGACGTCGGGGTGGTGGGTCAGCGCCGACTCCAGCTCCAGCGACGAGATCCATTCGCCGCCCGACTTCACCACGTCCTTGGCCCGGTCGGTGATGCGCAGGTAGCCGCGTT from Austwickia sp. includes the following:
- a CDS encoding cation acetate symporter: MSAPAAILFLVLVAVTLGITYWAGKRNKSVESHLVAKGAISGRANGVAIAGDFISAATFLGTTGAIALGGFNGFYLAVYIPIAYLLCMLLVAEPLRNLGKFTLGDVLATRFPGNNVRGVIATASIVVSLLYIVAQFVGAALLIQLLFGIEYWIAAVAIGVLTLVYTLFGGMIATTYIQIVKTAILLFCGALLLVLVLSKFGWNPMNVFQQAAGALPNNKAILPTRAGTVPQWEQFSMIFGVTLGVLGLPHVMIRFLTVKNGAEARTSAVSAIWIFAVFLITLPVLSYGAMLLVGQAEIKKKSAGGNLAVPQLSNLLGGDLLLSFVSAVAFATILAALSGLVIATTGSVSHDLYAKLLMKGDVEHHAQLRIARLATVVSVLVPALIALAAQKQNVAFLATLAIAVAASSNLPALLFTIYWRRATATGVAVGMVAGLVTAIAIIFMSPAFQSADSALIKLSSPGIFSIPVGFLVMWLVSLATQPKGEERAHADELFERIHIQAVTGYDPRALQAPAEEVQAAAHRA
- a CDS encoding YbfB/YjiJ family MFS transporter; this encodes MSNSDRTTPPTKTIPPGARLAEGRIHYGWIVAVLGMATTFASLGVARFSLGMLLPAMRTDLNLSYTDMGLISTGNFVGYLVAALVCGRIVRVFGARTVIVGGLVMIAVSLLLVASASSVALVWPFYLVTGLGSGTAYVAASGLIPHWFSRRLRGRAAGILVIGSGPAIVLSGLLVPLVIGRWGAPGWRTSWVILGAIVALVALVVGLWVRNHPSELGLDVHTHSADAAAGSGHSAPAAAARSGAVAGASAGAAKSLSRGALRPMLHLGAIYFLFGCTYVVYITFIVTALVQEHGFSQREAGFFWVIVGACSMLSGPPFGALSDRAGRGIGLATVFALHGLSYVAISQSLPLWGVYASVILFGVAAFAIPGIMVAAVGDYLPPTAAASVFGTLTVAFGIGQAVGPVVAGAIAERTGGFSAAFVLAAVLAAVGLALSLALRPPAQPASR
- the fabG gene encoding 3-oxoacyl-ACP reductase FabG, which encodes MSENEARVALVTGGTRGIGSSISLVLARAGYKVVAVCNSHRSEADAFAASAKSGEGLDIEVRQANVANPADCESVVNGVLRDHGRLDVLVNNAGIVRDRSALKMQLLDFDQVMKTNLYGPFFMAKAALPSMIEKGYGRIINISSFVGETGRIGQSNYSASKAGLFGLTKTLALETAQKGVTVNCIIPGAIETEMSGSLPAEILQSVIDMVPMKKMGQGEDIAEAVKYLASAEAGYVTGALLPVAGGLLMM
- a CDS encoding alpha/beta fold hydrolase; translation: MSSTRGSGSSTDKELGSDPAQVPAHVPAAAVEDLQASGEAAPIAADEDREGFDAAATGDTGGETADDDAVEHPEFAEEAALLAGGAGAVVGPSPFVGFGPKDALDGLLTLGKKTLTNPLAIAGAAPRTAASLFRIGTGRSAIKPDRTDKRFRDPAWEDTRLLKALMQVYLYAGGEIDTFVESLGLPEKDVERVEFVVHLIREGLAPTNNLVLNPAALRKAKETRGESLARGLGNLIHDLRTNHGMPSQVNRAPYKVGENLAVTPGAVVYRDDIMEVIQYQPQTETVGSRPLLVIPPQVNKYYALDLAPGRSMYEYLIQQGIQLYGVSWRNPTAKERDWNFDTYADAALRAIEVVCSISESPDLNIMGGCAGGMMVSILTSLLASRGETRINSTTMLVTLLDSRVDAEILLFASPQTVKAAKLQSSRTGYLDGWRMAQVFAWLRPNELVWNYWVNNYLLGNDPPTFDILAWNADTTRLPAALHHQLLDIVTENQLAKPGTANILGTPIDIGQIATDTYVVAGLTDHITPWAGCYHTAHMVSGDCRFVLCSSGHVQTLVAAPGHKGMHYFTNPDTSGDYETWLAGAERHEGSWWEDWVEWLSPRSGPPQQAPETLGSEEYPAMEPAPGTYIHT
- a CDS encoding acetyl-CoA C-acyltransferase: MPEAVIVAIGRSPIGRAGKGALVNERPDNLGAYVLDKVLEKIPAFDRTEIEDVIAGCALPGGEQGHNLGRIVSMLARVDAPGCTVNRYCSSSLQAVRMAFHAIKAGEGDAFAAVGIEMVTRSPLGVYADQPETINHRFDRGNAEGLDQAYMPMGLTAEKVADQEGITREDMDRFAVRSQERAVAAQKSGFFDAEIIPIPLASGEMFTKDEGPRDGTTMESLGGLRPVFSKTGRITAGNACPLNDGAAATIIMSDTRAKELGLTPIARIVSTGVSALSPELMGLGPIESTKQALARAKMTADDIDILEINEAFAAQVIPSATGIGIDPFGDKLNPNGGAIALGHPFGMTGVRILATLLNGLKAADKTIGVETMCVGGGQGMAIVVERLS